CGGCCGCGTCGCCGGGTCGACCGTCGTCCGCAGCGTCGAGGAGATGCCGACGCTGCCGTCCGGCAAGCCCGACCGACGTGCGCTCCGGGCGCTGGCCGACGCGGACCCGGCCGCCTGAGCCCCCGGACCGCCGTGCGCCCTGTCGGACGACACCGCGCGCTCCGCCGGCGGACATGACGAAGGGCCGGATGCTCGGCACCCGGCCCCTCGCCTCTCAGGAGGGACGTCCCTCCGGAAGTCCTACTTCTTGAAGACGTCCTTCACGTTCTCGCCGGCCTGCTTGGCGCTTGCCCCGGCCTGCTTCGCTTCGCCTTCGGCGACCTTGCTGTCGTCGCCGGTCAGCTTCCCGAAGGCCTCCTCGGCCTTCCCCGCGAGCTTGTCGCCGGTGTTCTGGGCCTTGTCGTCTGCACTCATTCGCGCTCCTTCGTTCGGTGGATGGGACGCCTCCGACGCTACGCCCGCTCGCGCTCGCCGTCACCCCCTCCCACCGGATGCACCGGCAGCGGGACCCGGGGGCGCCGCGGTCGCCGTGGGAGGATGGGCGCATGGCCACCCGCACCCCCGACGCCCGCGCGAAGGGCCTCCTGTCCTGGCTCATCCTCGCGGTCGGCGTCGTCATGGCGGCGTTCACCGTCGCGATCCTCGTCGCCGCCGTGCAGGTCGACGGCGTGGGCGAGGTCACCGGCACGCTCGTCGCGGGCGGCATCGCGACCCTCGTGGCGGTCGTCGCGTTCGTCGACCAGCGGCGCAAGGTGCGGGCGACCCGCGCGGCCGAGCTGGCGGCGGGATCCGACGCCGCGGACGCCGCCGCGCGCGACGCCGTCGCCCCCGGGGACGACGCCGTCAGTCGATGAGCCGCAGCGCCACGAGGCGCTCGAGCGCCGCCCGGCCGGCGGGTGGGCAGCGGTCCGCGTCCGCGGATGTCACGAGCTCCACCTCGGCCACCTCGCCCGACGCCACGGGCTCATGCCGCGTGCCCGCGCGCGGCTCGGCGCGGTAGACGGTCATGCTCACCATCCGCCCGGCGTGCGCGCCGTGGGCCTCCTCGAGCACCGTGAAGAGGTCCTCGATGCTCGCCGGGTCGATCTCGAGCCCGACCTCCTCGGCGGCCTCCCGCACGAGCGCCTGCCGCGCTCCCTCGCCGGGCTCGATCTTGCCGCCCGGCAGGTAGAGCACGTCCTGGCCCTCGACGCGCACCATCAGCACGCGGCGGTCGCGGACGAGGGCCAGCGCGGCGACCCGCAGCGGGCGCTCCTCGGCGGTGCGGCGCCGGGCCGCGGTGACGAGGGGATCCAGCTCGTCCAGCTCGTCGAGGTCGTCGTCATCGTCGTCGTCGAGGACGGGGGCCACCGGTCGGGGGTCGGGGGTCGAGGTCACGCGGTCCTCCTACAGTCCGTCGAGGCTCTGGCGAGCCGCCCACTCGACGTCGAGCAGGGCGACGACCACGGTATCGGCCCAGGCCCCCTCGACCCACCGGTCGTGCACGAGGAGCGCCTCCCGGCGCATGCCGAGGCGTGCGGCGAGCCCGAGGGCGGCGGCGTCCCGCGCGTCGACGCGGGAGGCGACGCGGTGCACGCCCGCCTCGGCGAACACGAGCTCGAGGATCCGGTCGGCGGCCTCCCGCGCGAACCCCGCCCCCCGCGCGTCCGGGTGCAGGACGACGCCGACCTCGGCCTGGCGGGCGGCCGGGTCGTGCAGGAGCACGTGGACCTCGCCGACCACGCGCGCGGGCCGCGGGCCCTGGGCGGGCAGCTCGACGGCCAGCGCCAGGCGGTCGCCGACGCCGGCGAGGCGGGTCCAGCGGACGCGGTCGGCCAGCATGCGGGCGGCGTCGGACGCGGATCCCGCGAGGTGCGGCCGGGCGCCGGGAGCGGCGGCGTACTCGTCGACCGCGACCAGGTCGTCCGGCCCGAACGGGCGGAGGACGAGGCGCGGGGTGCGGATCGGACCGCGCACCTCGACCGGGTCGAGCGCCGGGAGGCCGTCGTGCACGCGGGGATCCCGATCAGGCGCCGGGCGGCGTCGCCGCCCACTCGTCGGCCAGCACGGCGTAGTACAGGCTGTCCACCCACTCGCCCTTGACGCGGAGCTCCTCGCGGAAGTGCCCCTCGCGCCGCATGCCGAGCCGCTCGGCCATCCGCGCCGAGGCGGTGTTGCGGGCGTCGAGCTGCGCGACGACGCGGTGGGCGCCCGCGCGCCGGAAGGCGAGGTCGAGCATGGCGCGGCTGGCCTCGGTGGCGTATCCCCTGCCGGCGAAGTCCGGGTTCATGACCCAGCCGACCTCGAGCTGGCGCGCCGGCACGTTGCGGAGCAGGAGGGACACGTCGCCGATGACGCGGCCGGATCCCGGGCGCACGTTGAGGCTCGGCTCGTCCGGCAGCTCGACGGCGAGCCCCAGGAAGTCGTGGCCCTGCTCGAGGCGGGTCTTGCGGCGGCGGTCGGCCAGGTGCCGCTTCGAGGCGGCGCGGTCGCGGATCGGCCAGAACATGTACTCGACCACGTCGGGCCGGCGCTGGATGTCGGCGAAGTCGTCGAGGTCGTCGGCCGTGTAGGGCCGGATCACCAGGCGCTCGGTGCGCACCGGCTCGGTCATCCTGAGCGGCGCGTCGAGGCGCGGGCCGCGGAGGATGCGGGGCCTCACGACGCCGAGCCCGCCTCGGCCGCGCGCGGCAGCGCGACGGCGACGGGGGAGGACACCGCGGCGGGCATCTCCACGTCGAGGCCGAACAGCGCCTGGACGGCGTCGGCCACGCGCGCGCCCTCGCCCTGGCGCGCGAGCTCCCGCGCGCGGACGGACGGCTGGTGCACGAGGACGCTCACGAGGTGGCGGAGCGCCTTCTCGGTGGCCTCGGAGGAGTCGCCGCGCTTGCGCACGCGCTCCAGCTCGCCCTCGAGGACGTCGAAGATGTGGCTGCGGAGGGCGACGACGGCGGGGGCCACCTCGTCCTCGGCGGACGCGGCGCGGAACTCGGCGGCGGCGGTGCTGACGATCTCGCGGGCGTCGTCCGTGGCGGTGAGGTCGCGCAGCGGCGCGTGCAGGCTGATGGTCTCGAGGTCGAGCAGCTCGACGCCCTCGACGGTGACGACGTCGGGATCCACGTTGCGGGGGAGGCCCAGGTCGATGACGAGCCGACGGCGGCCGTCGCCCGACACGGCGGCCGCGGCCTGGAGGTGGTGCGCGGCGAGGACGGACTTCGGGGCGGTGCTGCAGGTGACGACGATGTCGGAGGCGGCGAGCGCGCGGAGCAGGTCGCGGCCCTCCACGGCCGGGATCCCGTGCGGGCCGGCGAACTTCGCGGCGCGGCCGGACGGGGAGTAGACGTGCACGTCGACGACGCCGCGGTCGCGGAGTGCCGCGAGGCTCGCGCCGGCGTACGCGCCCGTGCCGACGAGGAGGACCCGCGTGGCCGACCAGTCGGCGATGCGGCTCTCCGCGAGGTCGAGCGCGAGGCGGACCATGGACCGGCCGGCGCTCTGCAGGCCCGTGCG
This is a stretch of genomic DNA from Clavibacter zhangzhiyongii. It encodes these proteins:
- a CDS encoding CsbD family protein, with protein sequence MSADDKAQNTGDKLAGKAEEAFGKLTGDDSKVAEGEAKQAGASAKQAGENVKDVFKK
- a CDS encoding NUDIX hydrolase is translated as MTSTPDPRPVAPVLDDDDDDDLDELDELDPLVTAARRRTAEERPLRVAALALVRDRRVLMVRVEGQDVLYLPGGKIEPGEGARQALVREAAEEVGLEIDPASIEDLFTVLEEAHGAHAGRMVSMTVYRAEPRAGTRHEPVASGEVAEVELVTSADADRCPPAGRAALERLVALRLID
- a CDS encoding GNAT family N-acetyltransferase, which codes for MHDGLPALDPVEVRGPIRTPRLVLRPFGPDDLVAVDEYAAAPGARPHLAGSASDAARMLADRVRWTRLAGVGDRLALAVELPAQGPRPARVVGEVHVLLHDPAARQAEVGVVLHPDARGAGFAREAADRILELVFAEAGVHRVASRVDARDAAALGLAARLGMRREALLVHDRWVEGAWADTVVVALLDVEWAARQSLDGL
- a CDS encoding GNAT family N-acetyltransferase → MTEPVRTERLVIRPYTADDLDDFADIQRRPDVVEYMFWPIRDRAASKRHLADRRRKTRLEQGHDFLGLAVELPDEPSLNVRPGSGRVIGDVSLLLRNVPARQLEVGWVMNPDFAGRGYATEASRAMLDLAFRRAGAHRVVAQLDARNTASARMAERLGMRREGHFREELRVKGEWVDSLYYAVLADEWAATPPGA
- a CDS encoding glutamyl-tRNA reductase, with amino-acid sequence MLICLTASHHNASFEVLEKLSVAAPSVAGTLMERNDFIAGAVVLATCNRFEAYLDVEEPLTAARALAVEATVDVVSGASGIARDDVRGSVDVKCGDAVAEHLFAVSSGLESVVVGEGEIAGQVRRALEGARTGGTTSTGLERLFQTASNTSRGVKTRTGLQSAGRSMVRLALDLAESRIADWSATRVLLVGTGAYAGASLAALRDRGVVDVHVYSPSGRAAKFAGPHGIPAVEGRDLLRALAASDIVVTCSTAPKSVLAAHHLQAAAAVSGDGRRRLVIDLGLPRNVDPDVVTVEGVELLDLETISLHAPLRDLTATDDAREIVSTAAAEFRAASAEDEVAPAVVALRSHIFDVLEGELERVRKRGDSSEATEKALRHLVSVLVHQPSVRARELARQGEGARVADAVQALFGLDVEMPAAVSSPVAVALPRAAEAGSAS